DNA from Conexivisphaera calida:
CTTGGCGCCGCACCTCATGCAGATCTTAACGTAGAGGCGCCTCTGCATGGCTATTGCCCTTGCCTGAGGATCAGCGACCGGCACGGGCGGCGCGACGCACCCACTCTTTATTAACATTTCGAGGGAACAAGGCGTCCGACGAAAGGGAAACTGGGCAGGGTGCTGCTGCCGGAGGCATTGGAGTTCGCGGGATCTTGAAGCCGGACTATCCATCGGCCAAGAGTTTATGCGGGATGTAGCGCGCAAGTTTCGACGATCCGCCCGGGGAATGGAGATCGGCCGCTACCCGACCCGGGGATTGCATGTACTCCGAGTACATAAGACAATAATAAGGATGCGATATTCGGTCGTTTCAGGGGTCAGTTGTGATGAACTTGGATGGCTCGCTGGCGCGCAGGATAGCCGAGGCTGCAGAGGCCAGGGGGATGGACCCGGCACAGTACATATCATATCTCATGGATAAATCCACGCCGCAGAGGCGGCTGGACCTGCTCCCCATGAGGTACAAGGCGGAGGTCGCCATGGCGGTCTCTCGCGCTGCCCTGGAGTCGCTCGGAAAGGTGGCCGTCGTGTGGAGCGGCGGAAAGGACAGCACGGTGGTGCTCCACCTGTTCAGGGAGGCATCATCGGAGGTCGCCAGGGGATACGACGTGGTGTTCATAGACCACTTCATGCACTTCGAGGAGACGCTGGAGTTCGTGGACAGGGTGGCCGCCGAGTGGGGCCTCAGGATAATATTCAAGGGGAATGAGCGGCTCAGGGGATACAAGTACGGGGACGAGGTGAGCGTGGACGAGCTGGATCAGGAGGACGCGGACGAGCTGCTTCGGATAGGCTACACCGCGAGGACATTTCGCTTCGCGCTCAACAACGTGGCGGCCAATCACCTCCTGAAGACGGTGCCCATGAGGGAGCTCGTGAGGAACGATGGGTACGAGGGGCTCGCCGTGGGGATCAGGTGGGATGAGAACCCGGCGAGGGCGGGGGAGGTCTTCTTCAGCAGGCGGCCGGATCCGGCGCACATAAGGGTGCACCCGATACTGCCATTCACCGAGAGGGACGTCTGGGATTACACGATATCGAGGAAGCTGCCGGTGAATCCGCTCTACGAAAGGGGGTATCGCAGCATAGACGACAAATACGAGACGAGGCCGTCGGGCGATAGGCCGGCGTGGGAGCAGGACCTGGACGGAACCCCGGAGAGGGTCGGGAGGGCGCAGGACAAGGAGGGGATCATGGAGCTCCTGCGCCGCTACGGCTACATGTGAGGTGCGAAGATGCGCAGGCCAAATGTGGCGCTGATAGTCGTCGATTCGCTGAGGGAGGACCACTCCAGGGGTCTGGACCAGCTCCTCGACGTGGGATTCGTCAGGTACGAGAACGCGATAGCGCCGGCGCCCTGGACGCTCCCCAGCCACGTGAGCATGTTCACCGGGCTCTACCCCGGAACGCACGGCGTGCACGAGATGTACCAGGATGTGCCCGGGCTCGACGAGGTGGCGAGGGAGGGCATGAGGAGGCTGAACTACGGCGTGGCGGGTGAGCTAATGGACGAGGGCTACGAGATGCACTTCGTGACCGCGAACCTCTTCATAACGCCTCAGTACGGGTTCCAGAGGTACACGAGGCACCTGACGGCGTCGCCGTACATGCCGGAGGCCCTGGACTGGGATGAGTTCTCCGGGCTCAACGAGTCCTTCTGGCGCAACGGCAGGAACTACCTGAGGACTGCAAGGGAGTTCCTGTCCATGGGGAAGGGGGCGCTGCTCGGGCGCGCGATCCTCAGGGGGATGAAGCTGAGCATGGGTCTCGGCCTACGGGACAAGGGATCGAGTGCCGTGCTGGACGCGGTGAAGGGAATGAATGCGCATGAGCCGTACATGTTATTCGTCAACCTCATGGAGGCGCATGAGCCGTACACGCCGAGGGATCTGGCCGGGAGCGTGAGCGCCGAGGCGGCGTTCAACGCAATTTTCGCAGGAAGGGTACCCGAGGACGTGGTCGCCGCCTGGAGGAGGCAGTACCCGAGACATGCTGAGTACGCGGTGGAGCGGGCGCTCGACGTGGTCAGGGCACTGGGGCACCGGCTCGAGGACTCCCTAGTCATCGTGACGTCGGATCACGGGCAGCTGCTCGGCGACGGCGGGATAGGCCATGGATATTTCCTGTCGGACGGCCTGCTCAGGGTCCCGCTCTACGTCAAGTGGCCCACCGGGATGCGGGCGCCGAGGCAGACTGGACGCTACGTTAGCCTCGCGCAGATACCGTCCATGATACGCGCGGCGATGGGCGACCAGCCAGCTGGCATCGGGAGTGACGTCGTGATGGCCGAGAGCTTCGGACCGATATCGATGCCGACCGGGTGGAGGTCCAGGCTTCCGCGCAGCGCGCTGCGCGAGGCATTCAGCCACAGGATGAGGATCTACGCGCGGGGAGGAGCAGCCACCTACAACGCGGGCGCGGACCGCGTGGAGGACACGGCCGGGATAGATGTGGTGGACGCCTCCAGGATCGCCCGTGAGCTACTGGGGATGGGGACCGCCGAGGAGCTACCGGCGCGCGCCTGACGCGAGTGCTGACGTTATCTTCTTTGATTAATATTTGATGTATCAGTAAAATCCGTTTCAAAGTAAAAAGTAATCCGTCCATTTTACGCCGCTAAAATCCGACTCGATCAAAATCCCTTTAAGTTAGCATGTATATTATTAAGTCTATGTCTGACGTAGCGGGGAGGCCCATGAATCTATGACGCGCGACCAGTGTGGAGAGCCGCGGCGGATGATGACGGTCATCAGGACAGCTATCCCAATCACCAGCGCCAGGAAGACGTCGAAGCCAAGCCTGAAGCCGACGAGCGCTATGAGGGCCGTTCCGACCGACGACGCGAGGAACTCGCCGGCCCCCATGGTGGCGTTCAACATGGCATAGGATTCCATCTCCCGGCCCTGGGACGACTCGAACGTTGCCGCATATATCAGCGGCATCTGCAGGCCATGTCCCAGTCCTATCAGGGCGGTGGCCACGTAGTACTGCACGACGCCGCTGGATATCGATAGCGTGATGACGCCCAGGGAGGCGGCGGCTATCGAGAAGTAGAGCGTGGGCCGCCTCTCCAGGCCGATGAAGGAGAGGAGGACCCTGGAGAGCAGCGAGGTGGCGGCGGCCAGGAGCACGCCGATGATCGCCAGGGATGCGCTGAGCCCTATCACCTTGATCGCGAAGACCTCGGCGTATATCGTCATGAGCGGCCAGATGGCCGAGGAGAGGACGTTTATCGACAGCATTTCGTGCAGCTCCTCCTTCATGAGCGGGCCCAGGATCCCGGCGAGGGTATCCCTGGCGTTCCTCCTCTCACCCAGCGCCAGCCCCCTGGGAAAGAGGAGCGCTACCGCGAGCGATAGCGCGAACGATATAGGGACGTAGAGGTAGTAGCGGGGAGAGGAGGCTGCGGCCAGCTGGAAGAGGACGCCCAGCAGCAGACCGGCAGATATCCCAGCGGTGTAGGAGGCGGTACCCCTCGCCCTGCCGGCGACGAACGAGAGCGGCATCAGGTATGAGCTCACGACGGACACCAAGAAGTACAGGAGCGTGAACGATATGGGCAGAAATATCCCGCCGGGGGCGCCCAGGAGGGACGCGATGGGCATTGCCACCAGCGACGCCGTCAGAAGCCTCCTGGACTTCGTGTACGCCACGAGGATCGCGGCGAGGCCGCCCGACGTCCACAGCGCCAGCATGGAGAGGCCGACCAGCTGCGGCGCCAGCATGGAGTAGTACACGACTATCAGCGGGAGCGAGACTTGGAGCATGTAGCTGAAAGCCCTCGAAAGGAGCCCGTTGGCGAACAGCGAGCTGCTCCGCCCGACGGATACCTGACGCTGCGAGGCCTCCATCTGGCGCTGATCAGCGAACGGCATGATTCTAAGTTTATGCCCTATAGAATGGACCAGAATAGCTTGAGGAAGTAGCTCGAGAAGGGAGCGCGGGCGGCGAACCACAAGATATTTAAGGCGAGGGCATTACCCCCAGAGCCAAGGTGTAGCATCATGTCTTCACAGTCTCAGCCAACAAACGTGGTCCTGATCGGCAAGAAACCGCCCATGAACTACGTTCTGGCCGTCCTCACCCTGTTCCAGAACGGCCAGGATCAGGTGATCCTGAAGGCCAGGGGAATGGCCATCAGCAAGGCGGTCGACGTCTCCCAGATATTGAAGAACCGGTTCCTGAAGGACGTCGAAGTCAAGGATATACGCATAGGAACGGAGCAGGTGGACAACCAGCAGACCGGCGGCAAGAGCAACGTCAGCAGCATCGAGATAGTGCTCCAGCGCGGCGCCTGATCGGGACGCCAATACGAAGATAAATAGTAATATTTTGATGGAGGACATCTCTCGCCATCTACGGTACATCATGGACTGACACCATGGAGGCCAGCGCTCAGCAGACATCACCGCGTGCGGATGTGCGGCGCAACGGGATTACCAGTGGCTCAGTATTTCATGAAGCGCGGGCTTGTTGGGAAAATATTTATACAGGTACGCCGGAGCTCCGCCAGCGAGAATCGGGTGCATATAATTGAAGTTACCCATATGCCTCGCCGATGCAAAGATAGGTGTCCTCTGCCCTAGATGTGAGGCCAGGCTCGAGAAGGGCGAGATCTCGAGCGTGGACGTGGAGGTCTCCTACATATTGGCCAAGGCCGTGAAGGAGATACCGATCCTGGATACTGTAACGCTCGTCAGGGCATACGAGCTGGAGGGCGACCTGGTGCTCGTCCTCGGGTCGGGGGATGCGAGGAAGATACTGTCGGACAGCTCCGTGCTCAGGAAGCTGAAGGAGTACCTGAACAACGATCGGTTGTGGATAACTGAGGAGGGTGACGACAGGAGGTTCGTCGAGTACATACTGCACCCGCTGCGCGTCCTGACGCTGAACACCGTGTGGCTTCCCGATGGCTCCAAGACCACGCGCGTGCTGGTGGCGGGGAGGTCCGAGCGCAACTCGGGCGTGAGCCTCGGTAAGGCGAAGAAGATTATTAAG
Protein-coding regions in this window:
- a CDS encoding phosphoadenosine phosphosulfate reductase family protein, which translates into the protein MNLDGSLARRIAEAAEARGMDPAQYISYLMDKSTPQRRLDLLPMRYKAEVAMAVSRAALESLGKVAVVWSGGKDSTVVLHLFREASSEVARGYDVVFIDHFMHFEETLEFVDRVAAEWGLRIIFKGNERLRGYKYGDEVSVDELDQEDADELLRIGYTARTFRFALNNVAANHLLKTVPMRELVRNDGYEGLAVGIRWDENPARAGEVFFSRRPDPAHIRVHPILPFTERDVWDYTISRKLPVNPLYERGYRSIDDKYETRPSGDRPAWEQDLDGTPERVGRAQDKEGIMELLRRYGYM
- a CDS encoding sulfatase-like hydrolase/transferase produces the protein MRRPNVALIVVDSLREDHSRGLDQLLDVGFVRYENAIAPAPWTLPSHVSMFTGLYPGTHGVHEMYQDVPGLDEVAREGMRRLNYGVAGELMDEGYEMHFVTANLFITPQYGFQRYTRHLTASPYMPEALDWDEFSGLNESFWRNGRNYLRTAREFLSMGKGALLGRAILRGMKLSMGLGLRDKGSSAVLDAVKGMNAHEPYMLFVNLMEAHEPYTPRDLAGSVSAEAAFNAIFAGRVPEDVVAAWRRQYPRHAEYAVERALDVVRALGHRLEDSLVIVTSDHGQLLGDGGIGHGYFLSDGLLRVPLYVKWPTGMRAPRQTGRYVSLAQIPSMIRAAMGDQPAGIGSDVVMAESFGPISMPTGWRSRLPRSALREAFSHRMRIYARGGAATYNAGADRVEDTAGIDVVDASRIARELLGMGTAEELPARA
- the albA gene encoding DNA-binding protein Alba, translating into MSSQSQPTNVVLIGKKPPMNYVLAVLTLFQNGQDQVILKARGMAISKAVDVSQILKNRFLKDVEVKDIRIGTEQVDNQQTGGKSNVSSIEIVLQRGA